The Fortiea contorta PCC 7126 genome has a segment encoding these proteins:
- a CDS encoding tetratricopeptide repeat protein: MRLSFSKYPMAGLVSLIVLSQSLFSPALPISPPPHHPTTPYPHLPLLAQNPIQSATDNLNQGLQAIQAGRIQDAIALFRQATQLDPTLAAAHYNLGLALRQAGQLQPAADAFYRATQADPKFALAFANLGGALLEGNNLPLANDYLQRAIEIDARLGFAHYNLGLLREQQRDWERAIASFKKAIEHSKNAPEPAYHLGLAYLQQSKLDQAKDAFRQAIKINPKYAEAHYNLGTIWFQQKKLPEALESFRKAAQANSNYPNAYYGAGLVFMQLQQYPEAAQVLQYARDLYNAQGNLNWAKNAEQLLQQLQK, from the coding sequence ATGAGATTATCATTCTCTAAATATCCTATGGCCGGGCTAGTAAGCTTGATTGTGCTATCTCAAAGCCTTTTTTCTCCCGCTCTCCCCATCTCCCCACCACCCCACCACCCCACCACCCCATATCCCCACCTCCCCCTACTAGCACAAAACCCCATTCAATCAGCTACAGACAACTTAAATCAAGGCTTACAGGCGATTCAAGCGGGGAGAATACAAGATGCGATCGCTCTTTTTCGCCAAGCCACCCAGCTAGATCCGACATTAGCAGCAGCACATTATAATTTAGGGTTAGCGTTGCGACAAGCGGGACAATTACAACCAGCCGCAGACGCATTTTATCGCGCCACCCAAGCAGATCCTAAGTTTGCTTTAGCCTTTGCCAATTTGGGGGGAGCGTTGTTAGAAGGAAACAATTTACCACTAGCAAATGATTATTTACAACGCGCCATAGAAATAGATGCTCGACTTGGTTTTGCTCATTATAACTTGGGATTATTGCGAGAACAGCAAAGAGATTGGGAGCGAGCGATCGCCTCTTTTAAAAAAGCGATAGAACACAGCAAAAATGCACCAGAACCAGCTTATCATTTGGGTCTAGCTTATCTGCAACAAAGCAAATTAGACCAAGCCAAAGACGCTTTTCGTCAAGCCATAAAAATTAATCCCAAATATGCAGAAGCTCACTATAACCTAGGGACTATCTGGTTTCAACAAAAAAAACTGCCAGAAGCATTAGAATCCTTCAGAAAAGCAGCCCAAGCTAACTCTAATTATCCCAACGCTTATTACGGTGCAGGTTTAGTTTTTATGCAATTGCAACAATATCCAGAAGCAGCGCAAGTATTGCAATATGCGAGAGATTTATACAATGCTCAAGGAAATCTGAATTGGGCAAAAAATGCCGAGCAATTGTTGCAACAATTACAGAAATAA
- a CDS encoding DUF1822 family protein yields MSNIKSDILNVPIPQNAHRWAAEFAAEQDTPQKGKQVYLNTLAVYAVHSYFKWLNVETALNQGDSWHRGLRALFDVADLVLPGVGRLECLPVLPGEEAIALPPTPGSDRIGYVCVQFNQQLDYVELLGFAPRQETTESTQILQIAQLKSLDVLIDTIHKRSDLVNLRTWLAGIFEQNWQSPELVFANNLRSASTITRSSNSISRAKVMDLGRPVLLLVQLTPTNSEVFDIRLRVYPGDDAIYLPPNLQLIVLDAAGNMGMEAQARTADDWMQLEFNCQHEEKFSVKIILGETSLVEEFVV; encoded by the coding sequence ATGAGTAATATAAAATCAGATATTTTAAATGTCCCTATCCCCCAAAATGCTCATCGTTGGGCTGCGGAATTTGCTGCAGAACAGGATACGCCTCAAAAGGGAAAGCAAGTTTATTTGAATACTTTGGCTGTTTATGCGGTTCACAGCTATTTTAAATGGTTGAATGTGGAAACTGCACTTAATCAAGGTGACAGTTGGCACCGAGGTTTGAGGGCGCTTTTTGATGTTGCAGATTTGGTTTTACCGGGTGTAGGTAGGCTGGAATGTCTGCCAGTGTTACCGGGCGAAGAGGCGATCGCTCTACCTCCCACCCCTGGTTCAGACCGCATCGGTTATGTATGTGTGCAATTTAATCAACAATTAGATTATGTAGAATTACTGGGTTTTGCACCGCGCCAAGAAACGACGGAATCAACGCAAATATTACAAATTGCTCAATTAAAATCTTTAGATGTGCTGATAGATACGATACATAAACGTTCAGACTTGGTAAATTTACGCACCTGGTTAGCGGGAATTTTTGAGCAAAATTGGCAATCTCCAGAGTTAGTATTTGCTAACAATTTGAGAAGCGCAAGTACCATCACCCGCAGTTCCAACTCTATCAGTCGAGCGAAGGTGATGGACTTGGGAAGACCAGTATTGTTGTTAGTGCAGTTAACCCCAACAAATAGCGAAGTTTTTGACATCCGGTTGCGAGTTTATCCGGGGGATGATGCTATTTATCTCCCACCTAATTTACAGCTAATTGTCCTCGATGCAGCGGGAAATATGGGGATGGAAGCTCAAGCGAGAACTGCAGACGATTGGATGCAATTAGAATTTAACTGCCAGCACGAAGAAAAATTCAGTGTCAAAATAATACTAGGAGAAACAAGTCTGGTTGAAGAGTTTGTTGTTTAA
- a CDS encoding Uma2 family endonuclease: protein MVTLQLQQLSVPPGHRVMLHDVSWQEFEDILEELGDHRATRLAYSHGNLEIRMPLPKHELAKVIIGDLVKILLEELEIDCESFGSTTFKREDMTVGVEPDDSFYIQNQARMIGKERIDLKVDPPPDLVIEVDVTSKTQVDAYEALGVPELWRYEDGKLQINLLINGKYIESEISPIFPDLSVVTAIPQFVQQSRNIGRSPTLRVFRLWVRAQIQK from the coding sequence ATGGTAACACTGCAATTACAACAATTAAGTGTGCCGCCAGGACACAGAGTGATGCTCCACGATGTTAGCTGGCAAGAATTTGAGGATATTTTAGAAGAACTTGGCGACCATCGCGCTACTAGATTGGCTTACAGTCATGGTAACTTAGAAATTAGGATGCCTTTACCGAAGCATGAATTAGCTAAAGTCATTATTGGCGATTTAGTAAAAATTTTATTAGAAGAGTTAGAAATAGACTGCGAATCTTTTGGCTCGACGACTTTTAAACGGGAAGATATGACTGTTGGTGTAGAGCCTGATGATTCTTTCTATATTCAAAATCAGGCGCGGATGATTGGTAAAGAAAGAATAGATTTAAAAGTTGACCCACCACCTGATTTAGTAATTGAAGTTGATGTTACTTCTAAGACTCAAGTTGATGCTTATGAGGCGTTGGGAGTACCAGAATTGTGGCGCTATGAAGATGGTAAATTACAAATTAATTTGCTGATAAATGGTAAATATATTGAATCAGAAATTAGTCCTATTTTTCCCGATTTGTCGGTTGTTACAGCCATTCCCCAGTTTGTTCAACAAAGTCGCAATATAGGTAGAAGTCCAACACTAAGGGTTTTTCGTCTGTGGGTGAGAGCGCAAATTCAGAAATAA
- a CDS encoding tetratricopeptide repeat protein, with translation MDWITLLRSLQSDFIHRLATGCLLHCEVEGQHSELTIISGERLKTLRDFCWLMAEKYKRLSPVRDVFINNLKGKLGEEVVKERLADLITEIDYEKRFGGDGKSDFTLTAQPSIGVEVKSRHGRIDRVRWSISSEEVEKNAVVVCILIQEEVNEAQSEYHLFLAGFLPTKMIKLKTGRISFGIDQLLYGGGLACYLQQFPTEQIHSNQVVLFESDFDVSGVNFTGKVSADQNLSKNASHTFIPDDESTLKLPIHQAEVYYQQGLICEQKSDYLGAIANYDQTININPNHGKVYHKRGWCYYQLGDYEAAIADYDQAIRINPHVALNYLHRADARSLMGDNQGAIEDYTEAIKINPDYALSNTNSNIARYLLTNQQKFNQAIKLNPHDAVAYKNRADARYDLGDYEGAIADYTQVIKINPHYIDAYKNRADARYDLEDYEGAIADYTQVIKINPHYIDAYYQRGQTFLAMGEQQRSLTDYQKAADLYWRAGKLSEYNDVRQKILDLEIAASIDILNF, from the coding sequence ATGGATTGGATTACGCTACTGCGATCGCTACAGTCGGATTTTATTCACAGGTTAGCTACTGGTTGTCTGCTGCATTGCGAAGTAGAAGGTCAACATAGTGAGCTAACGATTATATCTGGTGAGAGATTAAAAACGCTGCGGGATTTTTGCTGGTTGATGGCGGAAAAATATAAGCGTTTATCACCAGTCCGCGATGTTTTTATCAACAATCTCAAGGGAAAACTCGGTGAAGAAGTCGTCAAAGAACGGTTAGCAGATTTGATTACAGAAATTGATTATGAAAAACGATTTGGTGGCGATGGTAAAAGTGATTTTACTTTAACTGCTCAACCATCAATCGGGGTTGAGGTGAAATCTCGACACGGGCGAATTGATAGAGTCCGCTGGTCTATTAGTTCGGAAGAGGTTGAAAAAAATGCAGTTGTTGTTTGCATTTTAATTCAAGAGGAAGTGAACGAAGCGCAATCAGAATATCACTTATTTTTAGCTGGATTTCTGCCGACGAAAATGATTAAACTAAAAACAGGCAGAATTTCCTTTGGTATAGACCAATTGCTGTATGGTGGCGGATTGGCTTGCTATTTACAACAGTTCCCAACTGAGCAAATTCACTCCAATCAGGTAGTTTTATTTGAGTCTGATTTTGATGTCAGCGGCGTCAATTTCACAGGTAAAGTTTCAGCTGATCAAAATTTATCTAAAAATGCATCTCATACATTTATTCCTGACGACGAGTCAACTTTAAAATTGCCTATTCACCAAGCTGAGGTTTATTATCAACAGGGTTTAATCTGTGAACAAAAATCTGATTATTTAGGAGCGATCGCTAATTATGATCAAACAATTAACATCAACCCTAATCATGGCAAAGTTTACCATAAAAGAGGTTGGTGTTATTACCAATTAGGAGATTATGAAGCAGCGATCGCTGATTATGATCAAGCAATTAGAATTAATCCCCATGTCGCTCTTAATTATCTCCACCGTGCTGACGCTCGCTCGCTCATGGGAGACAATCAAGGAGCAATTGAAGATTACACGGAAGCTATCAAAATTAATCCTGATTATGCTTTAAGTAATACGAATAGTAACATTGCTCGTTATTTGCTCACAAATCAACAAAAATTTAATCAGGCTATCAAGCTGAATCCTCATGATGCTGTTGCTTATAAAAATCGTGCTGATGCTCGTTATGATTTAGGAGATTATGAGGGAGCAATTGCCGATTACACTCAAGTAATCAAGATTAATCCTCATTATATTGATGCTTATAAAAATCGTGCCGATGCTCGTTATGATTTGGAAGATTATGAGGGAGCAATTGCCGATTATACCCAAGTAATCAAAATTAATCCTCATTATATTGATGCTTATTATCAGCGCGGGCAGACCTTTTTGGCTATGGGAGAGCAACAGCGATCGCTTACAGATTATCAAAAAGCTGCAGATTTATATTGGCGCGCAGGTAAGCTATCAGAATACAACGATGTGCGGCAAAAAATATTAGATTTAGAAATAGCAGCATCAATAGATATTTTAAACTTTTAA
- a CDS encoding PstS family phosphate ABC transporter substrate-binding protein — protein MGLLGLVSVVVSVLYFINKSVNSDLNSVTVPEGTWLYGGSTSWAPISKDIDPEIKKVRPKFELRYTPPINATPGSGTGIRMLLDGQLTFAQSSRPINDEEYQKAQPRGFRLKQIPVAIDGLAIAVHPDLKIPGLTLDQIKGIYTGKITNWKQVGGIDLKITPYSRRFEDGGTVEFIVDNILGKEILGSNVVYVGDTTQALGKLISDRGGIYYASAPEIVPQCKIKPLPIAKPGQSFVPPYQEPLIKPEQCPQQRNKLNIAAFKTGQYPITRRMFVIVKQDNNSLEQQAGEAYANMLLTNQGQKLISDAGFVRIR, from the coding sequence ATTGGTTTATTAGGTTTAGTAAGTGTAGTAGTTAGTGTTCTCTATTTTATTAATAAAAGCGTCAATTCCGATTTAAATTCTGTAACCGTTCCCGAAGGTACATGGCTCTATGGCGGTAGCACATCTTGGGCACCAATTAGCAAAGATATAGACCCAGAAATCAAAAAAGTCCGTCCGAAATTTGAATTACGCTACACTCCTCCGATTAATGCTACTCCTGGTTCCGGTACAGGAATTCGGATGTTATTGGATGGACAATTAACCTTTGCTCAATCCTCCCGTCCCATCAACGATGAAGAATATCAAAAAGCTCAACCACGGGGATTTCGTCTTAAACAAATTCCTGTAGCTATAGACGGATTAGCGATCGCTGTTCACCCCGATTTAAAAATTCCTGGTCTTACCTTAGACCAAATCAAAGGTATTTATACTGGTAAAATCACTAACTGGAAACAGGTAGGTGGAATTGACCTCAAGATTACTCCTTATTCCCGTCGTTTTGAAGACGGAGGAACTGTTGAGTTTATAGTTGACAATATTCTCGGTAAAGAAATACTTGGAAGTAATGTAGTATACGTCGGGGATACGACGCAAGCCTTGGGAAAATTGATTAGCGATCGCGGTGGTATTTACTATGCTTCCGCTCCAGAAATCGTCCCCCAGTGTAAGATTAAGCCGCTACCCATCGCCAAACCAGGACAAAGTTTTGTACCTCCATACCAAGAACCTTTGATTAAACCCGAACAATGTCCCCAGCAGCGAAACAAGTTAAATATCGCAGCTTTTAAAACAGGTCAATATCCAATTACGCGCCGCATGTTTGTGATAGTCAAGCAAGATAATAACAGTTTAGAACAACAAGCCGGTGAAGCATACGCCAACATGCTATTAACAAATCAGGGACAAAAACTGATTAGCGACGCTGGATTTGTGCGTATTCGTTGA
- a CDS encoding elongation factor G, giving the protein MNEKVKSGSRNVAIVGPYLSGKTTLLESLLFVSGAISRKGHVKDGNTVGDSANESRDRRMSVEVSAASTTYSDTRFTFIDCPGSVEFAQETYNALMGVDAAIVVCEPIRDRVHTLAPLFKFLDDWEIPHLVFVNKMDRANIHVLETLHALKAVSSRPLVAHQYPIIQGEQLTGFIDMVSEQAYQYHPGAPADPIPFPENLKAEEHQARAEMLEALANFDDHLLEELLEDIEPPQEEILQDLKMELGADLVVPVFFGIAEQDYGVRPLLEALLGEAPEPETTAERRLTKKATDPIAQVLKTYYTPQGGKLSLVRIWQGKLTEGIVLNGVRAGGIYRLMGQQQQFVNEADAGEIVALSRMEGIKTGDILSTDSHSVKSLPKATQLEPVYALAITPEKRNDEVKLSSAIAKLLEEDPSLAWEQHGDTHEVILWGQGEIHLQVALDRLRRKYNLAMSTHLPQVPYKETIRKPVESVHGRYKHQSGGHGQFGDVFLNIQPLPRGGGFNFRETIVGGVVPRQYIPGVEMGVREFLTHGPLGFPMVDVAVTLTNGSYHNVDSSEQAFKQAARLAMQTGIPKAQPTLLEPILRVLVTTPNEFTSKVLQLLSGRRGQILGYEGRNDWSGWDSVSAYLPQAEMQNFIVELRSQTLGVGSFHWEYDHLQEVPEKLAERVLASNGNGHNGNGNGK; this is encoded by the coding sequence ATGAACGAAAAAGTAAAATCGGGTTCGCGGAATGTGGCAATTGTTGGCCCTTATTTAAGCGGGAAAACGACTTTATTAGAAAGCTTGTTATTTGTTTCTGGAGCAATTTCCCGCAAAGGTCATGTTAAGGATGGTAACACCGTCGGCGATAGTGCCAACGAGTCACGCGATCGCCGGATGAGTGTAGAAGTCAGCGCAGCGAGTACCACATATAGTGATACTCGCTTTACTTTTATTGACTGTCCGGGTTCGGTGGAATTTGCCCAAGAAACCTATAACGCTTTAATGGGAGTAGATGCAGCAATTGTAGTTTGCGAACCGATACGCGATCGCGTCCACACTTTAGCACCCCTATTTAAATTCCTTGACGACTGGGAAATTCCCCACCTCGTTTTTGTCAACAAAATGGATCGGGCGAATATCCATGTTTTAGAAACATTACACGCCCTGAAAGCTGTTTCTAGCCGTCCCCTAGTCGCCCACCAATACCCAATCATACAAGGGGAACAACTAACAGGCTTTATTGATATGGTGAGTGAGCAAGCCTATCAATATCATCCAGGCGCACCCGCTGATCCGATTCCCTTCCCCGAAAACTTGAAAGCAGAAGAACATCAAGCACGGGCCGAAATGTTAGAAGCCCTAGCAAATTTTGACGATCATTTATTGGAAGAACTTTTAGAAGACATTGAACCTCCCCAAGAGGAAATTCTCCAAGATTTAAAAATGGAATTGGGTGCAGATTTAGTTGTACCTGTATTCTTTGGTATCGCTGAACAAGATTATGGCGTCAGACCATTATTAGAAGCTTTGTTAGGAGAAGCTCCTGAACCTGAAACCACAGCAGAACGCCGCTTAACTAAAAAAGCTACTGATCCAATAGCGCAGGTATTAAAAACTTATTACACTCCCCAAGGCGGTAAACTTTCCTTAGTGCGGATTTGGCAAGGTAAATTAACTGAAGGTATTGTGCTCAACGGCGTTCGCGCTGGGGGAATTTATCGCCTGATGGGACAACAGCAACAGTTTGTGAATGAAGCTGATGCGGGTGAAATTGTGGCTTTAAGCCGTATGGAGGGAATTAAAACCGGAGATATCCTCTCCACAGATTCCCACTCGGTGAAATCACTACCCAAAGCCACACAGTTAGAGCCAGTATATGCCCTGGCTATAACTCCCGAAAAGCGCAACGATGAAGTGAAACTCAGCAGTGCGATCGCTAAACTGTTAGAAGAAGATCCATCTTTAGCTTGGGAACAACACGGTGACACCCATGAAGTTATTTTGTGGGGACAAGGCGAGATTCATTTGCAAGTCGCTTTAGATAGACTCCGCCGCAAATATAACTTGGCGATGTCAACCCACCTCCCACAAGTTCCTTACAAAGAAACCATCCGCAAACCCGTAGAATCGGTTCACGGGCGCTACAAACACCAAAGCGGTGGACATGGACAATTTGGGGATGTCTTCCTCAACATCCAACCCTTACCACGGGGTGGAGGCTTTAACTTCCGTGAAACTATTGTTGGCGGTGTGGTTCCTAGACAGTATATCCCTGGGGTAGAAATGGGTGTGCGGGAGTTTCTCACACACGGGCCTCTGGGTTTCCCGATGGTGGATGTGGCGGTAACTTTAACTAATGGTTCCTACCATAACGTTGATAGTTCTGAACAAGCGTTTAAGCAAGCAGCTCGCTTGGCGATGCAAACGGGGATACCTAAAGCCCAACCCACCCTGTTAGAACCAATTTTGCGGGTATTAGTGACAACCCCTAATGAATTTACCTCCAAGGTGTTGCAACTGCTCAGTGGTAGACGGGGACAGATTTTAGGCTATGAGGGGAGAAATGATTGGTCAGGTTGGGATAGCGTGTCTGCATATTTACCCCAAGCAGAGATGCAAAACTTTATTGTAGAGCTGCGATCGCAAACTCTGGGCGTTGGTTCTTTCCACTGGGAATATGACCATCTCCAAGAAGTACCGGAAAAACTGGCTGAACGTGTTCTAGCTAGTAATGGTAACGGTCATAACGGTAACGGTAATGGTAAGTAG
- a CDS encoding prohibitin family protein, whose amino-acid sequence MGFIVSLLTSLITILIYLNTNKIANERYRLAVRGITILISCVAILASISRLLVIVPPGNVGVVNFFGQVSDNTLNPGVHLVNPFAKVLNFSTRLKDMKENVDVTSQEGLSLNLDVGLQYKLDPQKAATVYKNIGTDETQLVISRFRSTVRAITANYPAAAIYSTKRQEIAEKIDQQLTQQIPTLGFVVEETLLRNVKMPDTLQAAIQDKLKTEQENQQMKFVLEKERQEAERKRIEAQGVADSQKIISGGLTNSVLQLRAIEATEKLAESNNSKIIIVGSEKGGVPIMIQPESGNPKP is encoded by the coding sequence ATGGGCTTTATAGTTTCCCTCCTCACCAGCTTGATTACAATTCTGATATATCTCAACACCAACAAGATAGCTAATGAAAGATATCGCTTGGCGGTGCGTGGTATTACTATATTGATTAGCTGTGTTGCTATCCTAGCTTCTATTTCTAGACTTTTAGTAATTGTTCCACCGGGAAATGTTGGTGTCGTCAACTTTTTTGGACAAGTTTCTGATAACACTCTCAATCCAGGTGTTCATTTAGTTAATCCTTTCGCTAAGGTACTGAATTTTTCTACGCGATTAAAGGATATGAAAGAAAACGTAGACGTGACATCTCAAGAGGGTTTGAGCCTAAATCTAGATGTCGGTTTGCAATATAAACTTGACCCGCAAAAAGCAGCGACAGTGTATAAAAACATCGGGACTGACGAAACACAATTAGTAATTTCTCGGTTCCGTTCTACCGTCCGCGCTATCACTGCGAACTACCCAGCAGCAGCTATTTACTCCACCAAACGCCAAGAAATCGCCGAAAAAATTGACCAACAACTAACTCAACAAATACCCACTTTAGGTTTTGTTGTGGAAGAAACTTTGTTGCGAAACGTCAAAATGCCTGATACATTGCAAGCGGCAATTCAAGATAAACTCAAAACAGAGCAAGAAAATCAGCAGATGAAATTTGTCTTAGAAAAAGAGCGTCAAGAAGCAGAAAGAAAACGGATTGAAGCTCAAGGCGTTGCTGATTCTCAAAAAATTATCTCTGGTGGACTGACTAATTCAGTGCTGCAATTACGAGCGATTGAAGCTACAGAAAAACTCGCGGAATCGAATAACTCAAAAATTATCATTGTTGGCTCCGAAAAAGGTGGAGTACCGATTATGATCCAGCCAGAATCAGGAAACCCAAAGCCATAA
- a CDS encoding aminopeptidase P N-terminal domain-containing protein has product MQAEYRERRQQLMSKIGNGTAIFCSAPTTEHAYRQDSDFFYLTGFPEPQAVAVLAPHHAEYQFILFVQPKDREKEVWTGYVCGVEAAKEIYGADAVYPIAELNEKLPQYLEKADRLYYHLGRDRPFNHTVLEHYQNLLQTYPKRGTGPIAIEDPGPILHSMRLIKSQSELELMRQAAAIATTAHNYAREFTAPGLYEYEVQAEIEHIFRRRGAAGPAYTSIVAAGTNACVLHYIENNRQMQDGDLLLIDAGCDYQHYNSDITRTFPISGKFSAEQKLLYEIVLAAQTQAIAQVKPGNTFKSVHDTAVRVITAGLVELGILKGELDNLITEEKYKPYYMHRTSHWLGLDVHDVGVYQYGEEQSQILQLGQVLTVEPGLYIVPDTKLAEDQPVTDPRWVGIGIRIEDDVLVTSTGNEVLTAGVPKTIDELES; this is encoded by the coding sequence CAATTTTTTGCAGTGCGCCAACCACAGAACATGCTTATCGTCAGGATAGCGATTTTTTCTATTTGACTGGATTTCCAGAGCCACAAGCGGTGGCTGTGTTAGCGCCGCATCACGCAGAATACCAGTTTATCTTGTTTGTGCAACCCAAGGATCGGGAAAAAGAAGTGTGGACTGGTTATGTCTGCGGAGTAGAAGCGGCTAAAGAGATTTATGGTGCAGATGCAGTTTATCCGATCGCTGAATTGAATGAGAAGTTACCGCAATATTTGGAAAAGGCCGATCGCCTTTATTATCATCTAGGACGCGATCGCCCTTTTAATCATACAGTCTTGGAACATTACCAAAATCTGCTGCAAACTTATCCTAAACGCGGTACAGGCCCCATCGCTATCGAAGACCCAGGCCCTATCCTCCACAGCATGAGATTGATTAAAAGTCAATCGGAATTAGAATTGATGCGTCAAGCAGCAGCGATCGCCACCACAGCGCACAATTACGCCAGGGAGTTTACAGCACCTGGACTTTATGAATATGAGGTACAAGCGGAAATAGAACACATCTTTCGCCGTCGGGGTGCTGCGGGACCGGCTTATACTTCTATTGTCGCTGCTGGTACCAATGCTTGCGTGTTGCACTACATCGAGAACAACCGCCAAATGCAGGATGGAGATTTGCTATTGATTGATGCTGGTTGCGACTATCAGCATTACAACTCAGACATCACGCGGACATTTCCGATTAGTGGCAAGTTTAGTGCAGAGCAGAAGCTATTATATGAAATAGTTTTAGCAGCCCAAACACAAGCGATCGCTCAAGTAAAACCCGGTAACACCTTTAAATCAGTCCATGATACCGCTGTCCGCGTCATCACCGCAGGCTTAGTGGAACTAGGAATTCTCAAAGGCGAGCTTGACAATCTCATTACTGAAGAAAAATATAAACCATATTACATGCACCGTACCAGTCATTGGTTAGGCTTGGATGTGCATGATGTCGGCGTTTACCAGTACGGTGAGGAGCAATCACAGATTTTACAACTAGGTCAAGTGCTGACTGTGGAACCAGGATTGTATATTGTTCCCGATACTAAATTAGCTGAAGACCAGCCAGTCACAGACCCCCGCTGGGTGGGGATTGGGATTCGCATTGAGGATGATGTCTTAGTTACCAGCACAGGAAATGAAGTTTTAACTGCTGGAGTTCCCAAAACGATAGATGAATTGGAGAGTTGA
- a CDS encoding phosphate-starvation-inducible PsiE family protein: MQKRFKSRFLFSDRWLDRHAIVRNMEAFQDLIVIVLCLGLFAVMLLQLWGIVVAITQPLDYKIVTAKILFVLILVELFRLLMVYLQEHSISVGVAVEVTIVSVLREVVVHGALEITSFQTAAICGLLFILGGLLIVCAKTPHMDCISANTKLCPIVYKGGRDRQNELEFPYVRRCDENQPLA, from the coding sequence ATGCAAAAGCGCTTCAAGAGTCGATTTTTATTTTCTGATCGCTGGCTTGATCGACATGCGATCGTCCGTAACATGGAGGCTTTTCAAGACCTAATTGTCATTGTTTTATGTTTAGGTTTATTTGCCGTCATGCTGTTACAATTGTGGGGAATTGTGGTGGCTATTACCCAACCCTTAGACTATAAAATAGTCACCGCTAAAATACTTTTCGTGTTGATTTTAGTTGAATTATTCCGCCTCCTGATGGTTTATTTACAAGAGCATAGTATTTCTGTGGGAGTAGCGGTAGAAGTTACAATTGTCTCAGTCTTGCGGGAAGTAGTTGTTCATGGTGCGTTAGAAATTACTTCATTTCAGACCGCAGCAATTTGTGGTTTACTGTTTATTTTAGGTGGGTTATTAATAGTGTGTGCCAAGACACCACACATGGATTGTATTAGTGCTAATACTAAGCTTTGCCCGATTGTCTACAAAGGAGGCAGAGATAGGCAAAATGAATTAGAATTTCCCTATGTCCGTCGCTGTGATGAGAATCAACCTCTGGCATAA